The Archocentrus centrarchus isolate MPI-CPG fArcCen1 chromosome 24, fArcCen1, whole genome shotgun sequence DNA segment AGAAAACTAAAGGTTGGAACATTTGCAGGTTAAACATATTAAACTTTGATAAAAGCTTAAATTTTACTGTGGAAATGAAATTATGCTCTGTTGTTttttcagggaaaaaaacacaagtggaagaaaacgcagtgagtttaaataccaaataaacaaatgtttgCACAGGTGTGGTTGCTGGATAGAAAGAAAGGAACAGCAGTCACCTTTACTCTTAAGGACTCATCACAGAGACgataaacaacagaaaaataaggaaaacacCACAAACAGCTGCCTATGAATGTGTTAAATCATCCCTGACATAACTAAGTCTAACATGGAGGAGATATTTCTTTGTTATTAACTGGTTGTAGATTTTTGGGATGATACAAAGCTAAAACCTAAATATTTGCTgtatggtatatatatatatatatagctttacattttaatgtaagATGATGCATGAAAGTCTTACTGTTAGTCGCCTGTGTTTGTGCAGGGACAGAGCTTAAACCCTGCAGGGACTCCGTCTGCTCCAGGAAGCCATCAGGACACGGTGAGCTCACCTTATTACAGTAACGTTTACCTTTGtgaaataaagcaaaagcaATTTTGTCCTACAGTGATTAAATATGATTGAATTTAGCAGGTGAGAGAGTCATTCTGTTGTCTTCACTGTGTAGGATGATCCTGAGGATGATGTTAACTACGTTTCCATCAACCACACCAGGAATGCCCTCAGTAACACCAGAGCTCAGGTACGCTTCCCATTAGAGTTattggactggttcttatttagTGCTTTTGTACTTGAGCACTTAGAGCACCTTATACAACATGTCCCATTccctcattcatacaagcatgtTTTTCTatatcaaagtgctttctaacaatcacacacaaacacatcagagagcagctTGGGCTTCAGTATTTTGTCCAAAGATGCTTTTGagtgcagactggagcagccaggtagatgacctgctcgacctcctgagctgcagccaccccAGTTATTCACAGTCTGTTCATTAGTGTGATGTCAGATTATGTGTTaactaaaatatgttttgtaatttttctttctAGGTCCACGATGATGAAGGTGACACTGTGACCTACAGCGCTGTGACAGCTCCCTCACCTTATCTCAAAGTTTCCACTGATCCCAATGACCTCTATTCCACCATCAACAAATGAGATATTATCCAAGCTtatatgttttaataaatgctgttgttttattgtgtacTTCATGGTCACATGAGGAGACCAAAGGTTTTATAAAATAACTGTGGTTTATTTTACtgtctgttttgtgtatttattgttggTTTCTGCAGTTACATGTTTTCTACttaacttttattaaaatgatattACCCACGTCTGCTGTTTCCTGTGCTTTAATGGAATCTCACACACGTACAGAGCAGCTATTTGACTTCCTTAACACTTATCAAGTGTGaaagtttttctgtgtttgtgtttgtgttaaataGTTGAAACTggcagagaaacaaaaacagaaactcgtgtgatgacagaaaaacaacattgtAATTGTTGAGTTATGTTATGATCATGATCAGATATTTCACCCCAATaacatgtttgtctttgacttAAACTGCTGGCTgtttctgcctgtgtgtgtgtgtgtgctgaagttttatttttaaaaagaggaaacCACCACATCTCTGCTGCTGCCGTTTCCACATTCACATTGTGCAAGCTGCTACCAGAAACTGACACCTCCCCAACACCCAAACTTATCACATGTCATCATTTCTCAAGCCAGtgggtcattttttttaatgctttagtTCATTAAAATAAGTTaccaagagaaaaaaagtgagTTGACCTGAACTTTTCAAATCTATGAAATCTTAACAAATATATAAACTAAGAAGTATTGAAACTAAACCGATCAAAAGTCAAaccaaaataaagaataaagaataattagaaaacacaaaaataaaactgttgagGGTTtccagagaatggtctgaaaaagaggaaatattgAGTGACGCATCAGTTCTTTGGGTGAAAATGCCCCTGTAAGGCCAGAGGAGAATAGCAAGGCTGCTTGGTGCTAATAGGAAGAGaacagtaacttaaataaccactcgttacaactgAGGTATCATATCTGAAAGCACAACATGTTAAACctcgaagcagatgggctacagcagcagaagaccacaccagtgccactcctgtcagctaagagcagCAACCTGAGACTACAGTTTACACAGATGCACCAATTAATAGAATAGAAGATTAgcaaaatgttgcctggtctgatgaatttCTATTTCTGTTGCAACACTGTGTTCGTAGAGTCATAATTTGACATAAACAGCATGACAGAATGGATCTattctgccttgtatcaacagttcaggcttttggtggtggtgtaatgtgtggggGATGTTTTCCTGGCATGTTTTGGGCTTTTTAGTATCAGCTGAACATTGCTTAAACACAGCCTACCTGCTGACCATGCCCACAGTGTACCTGGCTTCTAATAGCGGCTGTAACCAgaataatgcaccatgtcacaaagctcaaagcaTCTCACACTGGCTTCTTGAACGTCACACCCTGGAGCCTGGCCTGCGGAGGGAGCTTGATGGAGAACGTCTAGTGGCTGTGGTGCCCCACTGGgtgcagcctgaagaggagacatggtAGTGTGTGACATGgtccctcctgtaggcccacaaCCTGCAAGTGGTgtcataggggtcgggtgcaatgagtgtcgggcagtggccaaggACGAAAGCTCTGACAGACTGATCCCTGGCTAGTGAGACCGACTATTAgaacatggaatgtcacctctctggagGGGAAGAAGCCTGAGAcacatgaggttgagagataccagctagatgtAGTCAGGCTCACCGCAGCACAtggtctgggctctggaaccagtctcctggagaggggctggactcttttccagtctggagttgatCTCGGTGAGAGGCGTTCAGCTCGGGGGCGTATTCTTGTATCCCTTCGGATTACTGCCTGCATggttggagttttcactggtggatgagagggttgctttcCTGCACGTTCAGGTCGGGGAAGGCGTCCTGACGGTTGTTTCCGCTTAATGAGCCAAATGACAGATCCaagtacccacccttcttggacgGTGGGTACTTGGATCTGGGCAGGGTACTCGTGGGTGCTCCATCTGTTGAGTGGCTCAGAGTAGaacagctgctcctccacattgaaaggagccagttgagatggttcaggcatctgactggGATGCCCGAGGAGGCGCCTCTCGGGTGGttcgggcatgtcccaccgggaggaggccccagggcagaccacTGGAGAAATTATGTCTCGCCATGGCATGCATATTCTTACAAGCATGACcatggctggcctgggaacgccttggggtccccctggatgaggaCCCCCCCTGGTGTTTGTGGCCAACTGTAACAACTGTACTGTTAATTGCTGTTTTATATTGGGTAAACTGAAGCttagcaccaaaaaaaaaaagggtcagaATCTGTACTTCACTTTGAGTTTGTGGTTGAGGTCTCTGttatgtgtgcatgtaaaaaaaaataactctaACATTATGAATAATTAAGTTATTATCTGTAATTTAGATGAGAATTCTGCAATATTTTAATGTGGAATATTTTCAGTCACTGTGCCTGTTGTGGTTCAGTGTGTAATGAGAACTTTTTACCTCCACTTCTGGGCCAACAAGTAATCACACAGAACAGTTTTTATAGGGGCAACTTTCCAAATGCAGCTTTTTTAACTGTTAAAACTCAGTGGAGGACACTTCATTATTCAGCAGGAAAACTCAAATATATTCTTAAAGCAACTGCGGACAGAAGTAAAGTTGAGTTTggcgccagggtggctcagtggttgagCAGGCAACTACATACTGTATACCACATGGCAGTGTAGAAGGCCCAGGTTTGAGTCCTGACCTAGTTGCTGTttactgcgtgtcttccccacatctctcctcctgctttcctgtctctctccacaaTACTATCAAATAAGGCtgcaaaaggccaaaaaaattattaaaagaagCAAAGCTGAGTTTAGACAGTACAACTTTCTGCAATTCTCTTTCTTACCACAGAGTGGCGTCAGATGAATGTAAAGGTAAATGGGGGGCACATCTTTACATTCATTTCCACATACTACCAACCTAAAAGTATACCAACACCCATGTATTTACACTGCTGACCTTCTCCTTTAAACATCATTATCACTGCTGAGAGAGAACTCTATAACACTGGGCCTAAGAGCCAGcagtttatattatatttatatatatagtgtTGACAGAATAAGCCGCTAGTGCCCAGTTTTAGAGTTAGTGGaaagaaatcaaaataaaacttaTCAAAGTGTCCTTAGCTGCATTTTATATGTGATATACTTTCCAGGAAACCAGCAGGGCAGTCCTGGAATATATAATTtagccagctttttttttttttttttactgtaatctTTCTTCTTACTGAAACAATAAAAGTTCTGACTgtactgtatttgtgtttttgggtgACAAGATTTACACTGTGGTGGATTTTCAAGTTTATAATTCAGATGAAGAAGGAGAGCTAAACAATAAAGAatttttacaaagaaataaataaaaaagtctgAAGGCTGTTTGAGCAGCATGCAGTACAAATAAGTAGTTTAAATAAGTTTAAACATGGAGAAAAATGGTAAAATATTAAAGATGGgatgaaagtaaaaaaattaagaaaaaggcaaaaaagaaggaaatgaaaGTGAAGTTTGATATTTTATGGAACTGAATCTATCAGACaagcaaagagagaaaattagcattttttttatctgaaatgAAATAACACACAGTATACACATGTTAAAAACAGAGGTATGGAAACTTAGTTTATCACCTTGCACCTCTGGCATTAGCCTGACTGAACAAATGTATAAAGATAAAGAAGATACAGGAAGACTGTTTATATCCATAAATCCAGCATAAAATGGATCATTGTTGACCATAACCTGTGAAAAGAAGTCACAGTTTGCTTTTTTGTAACCAAAAACTTGAATCAGATGTGACACCATCAGTTACATGGTGTGAGAAAGTTACACACactctccgtctctctctctctctcacacacacacgcacacaaccATTTAGTCACAgtaattagtgtgtgtgttgagCATGAAGACATTGTAGCCAGGGGGGTCATTAATGCAGTTAAGGACAAAAGGCTGTCAAATAAAGTGATTCTGCTTCACTGACGCGTCCCTACAGGAAACATTCCAGACACAAGGACTGCTGTCTGTGCAGTAACACAAGACTAACcgaagagaaaatgaaagaaagaaatataaatatggaCAAACTCCTGAGGCTCATAAACAAGAAGTCTGTTCTCCAAAGCATCTGAAGCCTCATTTTTCAGTCACACATTAGAAGCAATAACTTTTAACTGAGTGAAAATAGTTTGTCACTCCTTTACTCTTAAATATAAACTTTCCTATGATGAAATATGGCAAAGCGTTCTCTCACCAAACACTGGCATCCCTGAATGAGAGTAATTACATCATCAGGCACATAAATGGACAAAgttaggttctttttttttaaccttgtcaAGAACATGACCCAATTCAACTACCCAATCACAGCTCAGTGAAAATCTCCTGAGCCAATGGCATGCCTAGTGCCTCCCACCTGCATGCATAATAAGAAGAAGCTGTAAAATAACATAAGGGGGTAAACGTGCAGAAGCTGCAGCTCGCTCAGTGTGCTTTGGAGTTAACTTTGCCTCTCTGCAAACCTTCACCATGGTCGACGCCTTCTGTGCCACTTGGAAACTGGTTGAAAGTGagaattttgatgattatatgAAAGCACTTGGTGAGTGAAaaaactttcttcttcttctcttttcttttgttcaacacacaaatgcaacaacTATTTTTTGCACAAAAAAAGAGTTTATTGTAACTCAGCCACATTTTCACCTCCGTCCTTGACTTAGGCGTGGGCTTTGCCACCAGGCAGGTTGGTAATGTGACCAAGCCGACTGTGATCATCAGCCAGGAGGGAGACAAGGTGGTGATCCGCACCCAGAGCACCTTCAAGAACACAGAGATCTCCTTCAAGCTGGGAGAGGAGTTTGATGAAACCACCGCTGATGACAGGAACTGCAAAGTGAGCTGACCAACAATGAATGAAAGACAGATTCTTGCAGCTTTTTATTACTGTGCGCTTATACATAAAAGAATTAAAGGAATGTCCAAGTGCACAAGTAAAGAAATTCACTATGTTCCCATGTGGCCTGTGGTTAGAGGCAAATTCATGCTCAGGCTAATCTGCAGTCGCTGGGCGGGTCCAAGTTTTTTCTGCACTTTTGATTAAATTATCTTTCAAATCATTGTGCAATTTTTAACAGtattttctccaaatgtttGAAGGAAATTAGAGATAAAAATTGATTTTATGTGTAAAAAGTTTTCTGTCAGTTTGTGCTGTTTCTGTTTGACTCAGTGGCGATGGCTGACCTCGTGACATCTCTGGAACTGGGCCAACACTCGGCTGCATTTTGATTTCTCCATTTCCCAAACAAGATACATGctcttcctttcttcttttcagtCCACGGTGACTCTGGAGGAAGACAAGCTCATCCACGTCCAGAAGTGGGACGGCAAAGAGACCAAGTTCGTCAGAGAAATCAAGGACGGCAAGATGGTCATGGTGAGACGAAGACACCCAGATCTCATAAACTTCTTATTCCTGTGCATTTACTAAACAGTCAGAGACTCGGTGGAGTCGTAGGTGATAATGAAGATAGAGGGTAAATCAGCAGATGACTGCAGCAATGTTTTTCCAGACCAGTTTGAAATCActtgaaactttttttaatcaccGTATCTACAGTCATCACTGGAAACAACTGATTTATCACCTGATCTACTGCATAAAATTGTGCAGaaacttttcctttttcatgCTAAAGTTTAGTAGGCTTGGAAAACAATTAATAATCACTTAAAGGAATTACACATAAATCTAGAAAATGAAGaattaaaaagtaattaaaaaacattttaatagttTGTCTGAAGCTCCAAAAATGCACCCACCACTCagttgtttattcttttttcctATTCTGTTGAATTAAACTGCTTCTGTTGGACAACGTCAATTCCCAACTTACCCGAGCACCGACCaaacaaatgtatttaattaGTTAAACTTATGAACCATGCTGTCTGTCCTCTCTCCTTTGCAGAAATTGACCTTTGAAGACGTCCATGCAGTGCGTACCTATGAGAAGGCATGAGAGCTCTCACAGCCTCCCAAAACTGGACACAAAGTGTGGGGTTTATAATTATTGTTGACTGTATGTTTCTCTTTGCACTTCATCCTCCTTCACATGTAAAAGGTCTGCAAGCTGCACGTGttttgtaagatttttttttatatgactACATTTCTGTCATGATGGATGGATCTTCTTTGCaaccctgtgtgaaaaacaaattaaaaaaacacagagaattAAATCTTTGTCTCTTCCTTGATGTGATGAAATTGTGTTAAACTAGCTGGATTGTGATTTATGACAGAATTTGTTCAAAACAGTGAATCCCTCTCTAGTCCAAACCTTTCAGAGGCCATAAACTGTCACCATCATGTCAGATATGTGGAATGAGCATAAAAAAGAAGACACAACAGGCTGTGGGTACAGCAAAGGTTGCATGTCTGTGGCCATTTATATAATCAGCAGAGTCCATTTAAACATAAACACTATTTTCCTCTCTGGCTTGTTGGCATCATGACATTATTTTCTGGGACAAAGTAAAGCAGCTTCATCAGTTTGCCAGATTACCTCCTTAGAGCAAACAACTTGCCTCTTATGACTCACttaatgtgatttttatctTACTTTAATCCCTCAGGTGACTTCAGTTCATGCTTTGAATGATTGTAATAACATATTTAGTCATTCAGCTCTCGTATTTTAGATATTCGAGGGCAGCAGACTTCTGTATATATCTAGAGGAGCTGTGTTCCTCTTACTCTGGATAAGCCAAGGTAATTAGTGTTTATTGAACtactttaaaacaaagaaatagtGTCTATATTCACAGCAACGTCTCTATGCAGagcaaaaagaaacattaattCAGGAGAGGAGAGATGTTTCCATGAAGTAAATTAAAATAGCTATAATAATGTGACAATTTAAAAGGGTTTGCATGCACAGGTGAACTCACAGATTTATCAAATAAAGCAGCTCCTGACAAACTTTGATAGAAAGTTTCACTTCAGTGGCCCACAACGGTTTAATAGTGTTCCAATTCGACTGCACTATTCAGGTATTCAGGGGGAAAAACCCCTGAACTGCACACTCAGCagtgcatgcagacatggttagAGATTATTCATGGAGACGTTCCCCTCAGGAGCTggtagagacaaaaaaaaaaaactatgcaaACCAGATTTAATTGTGAGGTTAATGTTTACTCTACTGTATTTGCTGAGTGATCTGAAGTGGATACAAGTTTggagaaacaaataaaagcttGCTAGAATATAGTTTATAAATGAAAGGCATTCCTGCCCATGCACAGAGACAAATGGGGGATTTTAATAATCCTACCAACACTGCAACATCGCATGTTGATACATGAATGTAACAtcaaagaggggggaaaaatgcATTGATTGTGTAATATGAGGCAGCTCGAGATGTCTCAACTCGAGGCGTTTCTTTCGCAGCCTACAGATGTGTTTGGGCAGGAAGCTGCTGTTGATGCACCGAAGAGTACCAGAAGCATTTATTTCATTAACCAATGAGAAAGCAGCAATATCACATCATAAAATAGAAGAGCCATTCATTGGAAATGTTAAGCAAATTTAGGGTTATCGTCAGATAGGCTCCACAAACCACATCCATACATATTCTTACATTAATGAGCCCTGCAGGCGGTCGACCTTTATTTTCAGAAGTCCCTCCCCCTTCAAAACAGAAGTCACGTGACGAGGTCGCGGTACTTCCTGTTTACTTCTGGGAAGGGTCACTGAACGTTCACAGGTACCTTGAAGTGTTTATAAGCTATGGGACACACTTTGCGGTCGGTTTAAACACACTGAACATGTTGGAGCTTTTGTGGTTTCTCCTGCTGTGCTGCAGCGCGGCTCCGCTTGCGGCGGCACCGACTGGAAGCAGCAACCTGCCGGGCACAGGTGAGCGATAGCGCCGAAACTTCCTCCGTTAGTGACTTCGCAGTATTTTTACTTTGTATCGCAGTCCAGTGACCCAAATACTCATACCACCTGAAATGTGCAGCTCACAGCTTACTTTACCGGATGGGCTTCATacgtaaaaaataaaatgaacggCGTGAAATGTTTCAGCTATAAAAGTGGAACTTTTCTTAAATTTAGTGTTGTTTGGTTAATGTAATGCCTGCCGAATTTACACTGAGACATGGTGGATTTGTATTTAGTGTGAACATTTGC contains these protein-coding regions:
- the LOC115774088 gene encoding fatty acid-binding protein, brain, encoding MVDAFCATWKLVESENFDDYMKALGVGFATRQVGNVTKPTVIISQEGDKVVIRTQSTFKNTEISFKLGEEFDETTADDRNCKSTVTLEEDKLIHVQKWDGKETKFVREIKDGKMVMKLTFEDVHAVRTYEKA